In Cydia fagiglandana chromosome 16, ilCydFagi1.1, whole genome shotgun sequence, the following are encoded in one genomic region:
- the LOC134672253 gene encoding kelch-like protein 38: MSSKLYEDKDFTDFYLCAGDGKIAVHKNFLVAHSDVFKAMLSGPWKEAEEGKVNMEGVTINVLERLKSYMYKGDVFFDDDEEIQTLLLLARYYLIEDLQKQCIRILAETVKPEKLFSLIEFACQHQIPELPFAMLQMTQDSVVNEAFSIKSSAEF; this comes from the coding sequence ATGTCCTCTAAACTGTATGAAGATAAAGACTTTACTGATTTCTATCTATGTGCTGGAGATGGTAAAATTGCCGTGCACAAAAATTTCCTAGTCGCTCATAGTGACGTGTTCAAAGCAATGCTGAGTGGTCCGTGGAAAGAAGCAGAGGAAGGCAAAGTAAATATGGAGGGTGTAACCATCAATGTTCTTGAGCGGTTAAAAAGCTACATGTACAAGGGCGACGTATTCTTCGATGATGATGAAGAGATCCAAACACTGCTGCTGCTCGCACGATATTATCTCATCGAAGATCTTCAAAAACAGTGCATTAGAATCCTGGCCGAAACAGTCAAGCCGGAAAAGTTATTTTCACTCATCGAATTTGCATGTCAGCACCAGATTCCGGAGTTACCTTTTGCTATGCTGCAGATGACTCAGGATTCTGTTGTCAATGAAGCCTTCTCGATTAAAAGTTCAGCTGAATTTTAG